The following proteins are co-located in the Lepidochelys kempii isolate rLepKem1 chromosome 28, rLepKem1.hap2, whole genome shotgun sequence genome:
- the RNF167 gene encoding E3 ubiquitin-protein ligase RNF167, translating into MWPERAFPSPVMALLLRTCLLLPPADAYIHAVRDHNASMDFSDLPALFGALLPREGLVGYLVEAKPSNACQPIEGPPDSSNATRFIALIRRYECNFDIKVLHAQQAGFDAAVVHNTGSNKLLNMAWNDERIREQIAIPSVFVGETASDYLRSKFSYEKGAHIILIPEYIFPLGYYLIPFTGVVGIIIAVMCTILIVRCVQHRKRLRRHRSRRTS; encoded by the exons ATGTGGCCCGAGCGTGCCTTCCCCAGCCCCGTCATGGCCCTACTGCTCCGCAcctgcctgctgctgcccccgGCAGACGCCTACATCCACGCG GTGAGGGATCACAATGCCAGCATGGACTTCTCAGACCTGCCCGCCCTCTTTggggccctgctgcccagggaagGACTCGTG GGCTATCTGGTGGAGGCCAAGCCCAGCAACGCCTGTCAGCCCATCGAGGGGCCCCCGGACTCCAGCAACGCCACCCGGTTCATCGCCCTCATTCGCAGATACGAATGCAACTTCGACATCAAG gtGTTGCACGCACAGCAGGCCGGGTTCGACGCCGCCGTGGTGCATAACACGGGCTCCAACAAACTGCTCAACATGGCCTGGAATGAcg AGAGGATTCGGGAGCAAATTGCTATCCCGTCGGTCTTCGTGGGGGAGACAGCCTCCGACTACCTGCGCTCCAAGTTCAGCTATGAGAAGGG CGCACACATTATCCTGATCCCTGAGTACATTTTCCCGCTGGGCTATTACCTCATCCCCTTCACCGGCGTGGTCGGCATCATCATTGCTGTGATGTGCACCATCCTG ATCGTTCGCTGTGTTCAGCACCGGAAGAGGCTGCGCCGTCACCGCTCTCGAAGGACCAGCTGA